One genomic region from Alteromonas pelagimontana encodes:
- a CDS encoding DUF4160 domain-containing protein → MPTVLKIGPYRFFFYSNENGEPAHIHIQRERMLAKFWLRPVALASSTRFSPKELRNLEKLVVDNRDAFLEAWNGYFSS, encoded by the coding sequence ATGCCAACAGTATTAAAAATAGGGCCTTATCGCTTTTTCTTCTATAGCAACGAGAATGGCGAACCTGCCCACATTCACATTCAACGCGAAAGAATGCTGGCTAAATTCTGGCTTCGACCAGTCGCGTTAGCAAGTTCAACTCGCTTTTCTCCCAAAGAGCTGAGGAATTTGGAAAAGCTAGTTGTCGATAATAGAGATGCTTTTTTGGAGGCTTGGAATGGCTACTTTAGCAGTTGA
- a CDS encoding DUF2442 domain-containing protein, translating into MATLAVEHHPQALSVSFDDGSLIVELIDGRTISVPLSWFPSLSQASKSQLQDWELLGDGEGIHWPQLDEDLSVGGLLIGNRSRR; encoded by the coding sequence ATGGCTACTTTAGCAGTTGAACATCACCCACAAGCTTTGTCGGTGTCTTTCGACGATGGCTCTTTAATTGTCGAGCTCATTGACGGCAGAACTATTTCCGTACCTTTGTCTTGGTTTCCTAGCCTTTCTCAGGCTAGCAAATCTCAGTTACAGGATTGGGAGTTGTTGGGTGATGGTGAAGGAATCCACTGGCCACAGCTTGACGAAGACCTAAGTGTTGGCGGTCTTCTTATAGGCAACCGCAGCAGAAGATAA
- a CDS encoding addiction module protein, protein MKIENLTALEKVELAQKIWDSVAANQGAIELTKEQTTLLNERLNAFEDDQDFGSSWSDVKRRITG, encoded by the coding sequence GTGAAAATAGAAAATCTTACAGCTTTAGAAAAAGTAGAGCTTGCCCAGAAGATCTGGGACTCAGTAGCTGCGAACCAAGGTGCTATCGAGTTAACGAAGGAGCAAACTACACTTTTAAACGAGAGACTAAACGCATTTGAAGATGACCAAGATTTCGGTTCAAGTTGGTCTGACGTTAAAAGAAGAATAACTGGTTAA
- a CDS encoding type II toxin-antitoxin system RelE/ParE family toxin: protein MKFALYIRPEAEEDIRESYSYYQQCQVGLGNDFIISVEAAFNKITEHPEMYQEVHRGFRRLLISRFPFGVFYKIYGHKILVFAVIHTSRAPRAWQKRS, encoded by the coding sequence ATGAAATTTGCTTTATACATTAGACCAGAGGCTGAAGAAGATATCCGAGAATCCTATTCATATTATCAACAATGCCAAGTTGGCCTTGGCAATGATTTTATAATCTCTGTTGAAGCAGCCTTTAACAAAATCACTGAACACCCTGAAATGTATCAGGAAGTTCATAGGGGGTTTCGTCGCTTGCTAATTAGTCGCTTTCCGTTTGGTGTTTTCTACAAAATATATGGACACAAAATTCTTGTTTTTGCTGTTATTCACACAAGTAGAGCTCCTAGGGCTTGGCAAAAACGCAGCTAA
- a CDS encoding CPBP family intramembrane glutamic endopeptidase: protein MQTLEIALLSTLLLFPLVDLVLEKYKFRNKCAEYIKTSVMLWVVTGFLFFCFLIGVLKIDPPQYLPSASWKGYLAIFMFAVFIGYMKYVLSSIHKDASVRLQVLKAFKVGGESFVEILPTSHKEFLFFTLLVSVSAGVCEELIFRWYLYSFIEQHTGGLVAVIGSSIIFGLWHTYLGWKHVTKTAVVGLLLCGIYLYFESIVVAILAHIFMDVYSGSVAFIARKAQGAELTNA, encoded by the coding sequence GTGCAAACGTTGGAGATTGCTTTACTGTCTACATTACTACTATTTCCATTAGTCGATTTAGTCCTGGAAAAATATAAATTCAGAAATAAGTGTGCTGAATATATAAAAACCTCGGTCATGTTGTGGGTTGTCACGGGATTCTTGTTTTTTTGCTTTTTAATTGGGGTGTTAAAAATAGATCCTCCTCAATATCTACCGTCTGCTAGTTGGAAAGGTTATTTGGCGATCTTTATGTTTGCGGTATTTATTGGGTATATGAAATATGTACTTTCTTCAATCCATAAAGATGCAAGTGTTAGACTTCAGGTCTTAAAAGCATTTAAAGTAGGCGGTGAATCATTCGTAGAGATATTGCCCACGTCGCATAAAGAGTTTTTATTTTTTACACTACTGGTCTCAGTTAGTGCTGGAGTGTGCGAAGAGCTTATTTTCCGCTGGTATTTGTATAGCTTCATAGAGCAACATACAGGCGGGCTGGTTGCCGTTATTGGTAGCAGCATCATTTTTGGTCTTTGGCACACATACCTTGGTTGGAAGCATGTTACTAAAACAGCTGTTGTAGGCCTTTTGCTGTGCGGTATATATTTGTATTTCGAAAGTATTGTTGTTGCTATATTGGCGCACATATTTATGGATGTTTACTCGGGGTCAGTCGCATTTATTGCAAGGAAGGCGCAAGGTGCAGAGCTAACAAACGCATAA
- a CDS encoding toxin-antitoxin system HicB family antitoxin codes for MSTLTVRLPDDKHNRLKALAAHKKLSLNKLIEELSTQAIAEFDTEVRFKAIAATGDKNKGLELLDKLDSHFGS; via the coding sequence ATGTCCACTTTAACCGTACGTTTACCAGACGATAAGCATAATCGATTGAAGGCTTTGGCTGCGCATAAAAAGTTGAGCTTAAACAAATTGATAGAAGAATTGTCTACACAAGCGATAGCTGAATTTGATACTGAGGTAAGATTTAAGGCGATTGCTGCTACTGGAGACAAAAATAAAGGTTTAGAGCTTCTAGATAAGCTTGATTCACATTTTGGCAGCTAA
- a CDS encoding putative toxin-antitoxin system toxin component, PIN family, with product MNKVVIDTSVLISALIGKTGPAREVIRHCLFGQLKPLISTTLFLEYEAVSKRDKIKELCPLTEDEVNELLAAFFSVCEWVQIHYLWRPNLKDEGDNFLIELAVAGNAESIITNNLKDLRNAELQFDGLKVLAPEDYLRGV from the coding sequence ATGAATAAAGTAGTTATTGACACCAGTGTACTTATTAGCGCCCTGATTGGCAAAACAGGCCCTGCCCGAGAAGTGATAAGGCATTGCTTGTTTGGGCAGCTAAAACCGCTGATTAGCACGACCTTATTTTTGGAATACGAAGCAGTAAGTAAGCGGGACAAAATCAAAGAGCTGTGCCCGCTTACCGAGGATGAAGTGAATGAGTTGCTAGCAGCATTTTTTAGTGTTTGCGAATGGGTGCAGATACATTATTTGTGGCGTCCAAATTTAAAAGATGAAGGCGATAACTTTCTTATTGAACTTGCAGTAGCAGGAAATGCCGAGAGCATTATTACGAATAATCTAAAAGACCTGCGAAATGCGGAACTACAATTTGATGGTTTGAAAGTGTTAGCACCTGAAGATTATTTGAGAGGAGTTTAA
- a CDS encoding BrnT family toxin: MHTFEFDQNKSDSNLTKRGIDFIEAQKLWNDPLLLEIPAKTEDEPRYVVIGLIGRKHWTAVITYRSESIRIISVRRSRKSEVNLYES, encoded by the coding sequence ATGCACACATTCGAATTCGATCAGAATAAAAGTGATTCCAATCTCACAAAGCGCGGGATCGACTTTATTGAAGCACAGAAACTTTGGAATGATCCCTTGCTTCTCGAGATTCCCGCTAAAACGGAAGATGAACCAAGGTATGTCGTCATCGGTCTTATTGGTAGGAAGCACTGGACAGCGGTAATCACTTACAGAAGTGAGAGTATTAGGATTATATCTGTTCGGCGCTCGAGAAAATCAGAGGTAAACTTATATGAAAGCTAA
- the brnA gene encoding type II toxin-antitoxin system BrnA family antitoxin, giving the protein MKAKDFEDKFENSDDVLQHLDLAKAKRPLQKQKRINVDIPEWMINSLDKEASRVGVTRQSIIKVWLAERLEHLQSLDRMGS; this is encoded by the coding sequence ATGAAAGCTAAGGACTTTGAAGACAAGTTTGAAAATAGCGATGACGTGCTTCAGCACCTTGATTTGGCAAAAGCTAAGCGTCCATTACAAAAACAGAAAAGGATCAATGTTGACATTCCTGAGTGGATGATCAATTCACTGGATAAAGAGGCTAGTCGCGTTGGAGTAACGCGTCAATCAATTATTAAAGTATGGCTGGCCGAAAGGCTTGAACATTTACAGTCTTTAGATCGTATGGGCAGCTAA
- a CDS encoding GNAT family N-acetyltransferase, with product MEVKLDLTEDYASQVFSLYKETWWAENRTLDQTANCIKGSQITVGLFDDEDLVGFARAITDFIFKAIIFDVIVSEKHRGKGLGKKLIIAVKEHPKLHSIKHFELYCLPEMESFYEGFGFTSNVGGIHLMRCTNA from the coding sequence ATGGAAGTAAAACTAGACCTCACTGAAGATTATGCCTCTCAAGTCTTTTCTCTTTACAAGGAAACCTGGTGGGCAGAAAACAGGACTCTCGACCAAACAGCAAACTGTATAAAAGGTTCTCAAATTACCGTTGGGCTCTTTGATGACGAAGACCTGGTAGGATTTGCGCGGGCTATTACCGATTTCATTTTCAAAGCGATAATTTTTGACGTGATTGTATCGGAAAAGCACAGAGGTAAAGGCCTTGGTAAAAAGCTGATTATTGCTGTTAAGGAACATCCCAAGCTACATTCAATTAAGCATTTCGAACTTTACTGCTTACCAGAAATGGAATCCTTCTATGAGGGGTTCGGCTTTACGTCAAACGTCGGTGGCATCCACCTCATGCGGTGCACTAACGCGTAA
- a CDS encoding DUF6624 domain-containing protein, which produces MIKLLTLSFLILALLFCSNNSFASSEFTELAAELNHMMDVDQKALHGKTDLDFDVIKIDHAKRVEEIVSTYGWPTIEMVGEDASQAAWIIVQHADYDKEFQRRMLRIMKPLAMNNQIAPANYAYLYDRIHRPQLYGTQGKCEGNEFKPFPIENIEDINTRRKSLNMTTAQEYWNMASERMCGRK; this is translated from the coding sequence ATGATTAAGCTTCTAACTCTCAGTTTTCTTATATTGGCGCTACTATTCTGCAGTAACAATTCGTTTGCCTCGTCCGAATTTACTGAGCTAGCCGCTGAATTGAATCATATGATGGATGTAGATCAGAAGGCTTTGCACGGGAAAACCGATTTAGATTTTGATGTTATAAAAATAGATCACGCAAAAAGAGTTGAGGAAATAGTTTCTACTTATGGATGGCCAACGATAGAAATGGTTGGAGAAGATGCTTCTCAGGCTGCCTGGATCATTGTACAACACGCCGATTATGACAAAGAATTTCAGCGCAGGATGCTAAGAATAATGAAGCCTCTTGCTATGAATAATCAAATTGCTCCTGCGAACTACGCCTATTTATACGATCGAATCCACCGCCCGCAGTTATACGGGACCCAGGGAAAATGCGAGGGGAATGAATTTAAACCATTTCCTATAGAAAATATCGAAGACATTAATACTCGTAGAAAATCATTAAATATGACGACAGCACAAGAATATTGGAACATGGCTTCCGAGAGGATGTGCGGGAGAAAGTGA
- a CDS encoding n-acetylglutamate synthase: MNLNLHTKVFRSVTNTGNGEVGADTIFHYQQHKDVVTATYQGGSIANGHLIAKVLPNGELDMRYHHINKAGELMLGRCLSTSELLPNGRLKFRESGQWLSGDMSSGYSEIEEI; this comes from the coding sequence ATGAACCTCAATTTACATACAAAGGTTTTTCGCTCTGTTACTAATACCGGGAATGGTGAAGTTGGGGCTGATACAATTTTCCATTATCAACAGCACAAAGATGTCGTTACTGCGACGTACCAAGGCGGCAGCATCGCGAATGGCCATTTAATAGCCAAGGTACTGCCAAATGGAGAGTTAGACATGCGGTACCACCATATAAATAAAGCCGGCGAACTAATGCTTGGAAGATGCCTATCCACATCAGAGCTGTTGCCGAATGGTCGGCTGAAGTTCAGAGAATCCGGGCAGTGGCTGTCAGGAGATATGTCCTCCGGCTATTCAGAGATTGAGGAAATATAG
- a CDS encoding DNA ligase translates to MIKLSKLLYILSVFLYLAAFFTCAASPMHVQLANVYEQDNARPISDYLVSEKYDGVRAIWTGEKFLTRQGNPIPAPGWFTAPLPAVWLDGELWTQRQDFEGLTSIVRTETPNDERWRRVSYKVFDMPDAQLPFEQRYKNYLNLIKQIDAEHIKAVKQQRFSSNHALSEHLQALVEAGAEGLMLHLATARHHSGRSSALLKLKPYFDDEAEVIAYLPGKGKYTGMLGALRVKNTQGVVFSVGSGFTDNGRANPPPIGSIITYKYHGFTNNGLPRFASFLRIRKDFGYESGFAELPQP, encoded by the coding sequence ATGATAAAATTGTCTAAACTTCTTTATATTCTTTCGGTATTTCTGTACCTCGCCGCTTTTTTCACATGTGCAGCATCGCCGATGCACGTTCAACTGGCTAATGTGTATGAGCAGGACAACGCCCGGCCTATTAGCGATTATCTGGTTAGTGAAAAATATGACGGTGTGCGGGCCATTTGGACGGGTGAAAAATTCCTGACCAGACAAGGCAACCCGATACCGGCGCCTGGCTGGTTTACTGCGCCATTACCTGCCGTCTGGCTTGACGGAGAACTATGGACACAGCGCCAGGATTTTGAAGGCCTCACTTCCATAGTACGAACTGAAACACCCAACGATGAGCGGTGGCGCCGAGTAAGTTATAAAGTTTTCGATATGCCTGATGCGCAGCTTCCTTTTGAGCAGCGGTATAAGAACTATTTAAACTTAATTAAACAAATTGATGCTGAGCATATTAAAGCGGTAAAACAGCAGCGCTTTTCATCAAATCACGCGTTAAGCGAACACCTGCAAGCATTAGTTGAAGCTGGCGCAGAAGGTCTGATGCTGCACCTGGCAACGGCCCGTCATCACTCCGGCAGAAGCAGCGCACTATTGAAGCTAAAGCCGTACTTCGATGACGAAGCCGAAGTAATCGCCTATTTGCCAGGCAAAGGCAAGTACACAGGGATGCTGGGCGCATTACGAGTGAAAAACACACAAGGGGTTGTGTTTTCAGTGGGTTCCGGTTTCACTGACAACGGACGCGCTAATCCCCCGCCTATAGGAAGTATTATCACCTATAAATATCATGGCTTCACCAATAATGGGCTGCCACGTTTTGCCAGCTTTTTACGGATTCGAAAAGACTTCGGATACGAATCAGGGTTTGCTGAGTTACCCCAACCATAA
- a CDS encoding AI-2E family transporter, giving the protein MNTKLLAKRTFIQASTAALVVLLVWALVHSGKIVLTLFGGMLIAVLFRGSANWLGKKTNVSTKIWLPVTIIAPFLLLGLFFGYTAPKVAAQASELTDRLPQAVDYIQEQISDLHWTDQLNDNVKDLSSYDPKVSTIVNAVSGFFYSAINGIGNFIFALFLGLFLAVNPKGYINGAVTLVPPIHRQRVREVLNGCGSALTGWFVAKIASMILVGILTTGGLWALGVDLALILGIIAALLSFIPNLGPIIGFIPAAMISVMSGVDALLYVTSLYVAVQAVESYVLTPVLQAEIADLPPALTLFAQVTLGGMVGLTGILLAAPLMVTLMVIVRMWYVEDLLEAKTAKGAS; this is encoded by the coding sequence ATGAATACCAAACTGCTGGCGAAGCGTACTTTTATCCAAGCCAGTACCGCTGCGCTTGTCGTGCTTCTGGTATGGGCGCTGGTACATAGTGGAAAAATAGTATTAACCTTGTTTGGCGGGATGTTAATTGCAGTGCTGTTTCGAGGTTCAGCGAATTGGTTAGGAAAGAAAACTAACGTTTCGACCAAAATCTGGCTTCCGGTAACCATTATCGCGCCTTTTTTATTACTTGGTCTTTTCTTCGGATACACCGCGCCAAAAGTTGCCGCCCAGGCTAGTGAGTTAACCGATCGTTTGCCTCAGGCTGTCGATTATATTCAGGAACAAATCTCTGATCTACACTGGACAGATCAGCTCAACGACAATGTAAAAGATTTAAGCTCGTATGATCCGAAAGTCAGTACGATAGTAAACGCAGTTTCCGGGTTCTTTTATTCAGCCATAAATGGAATTGGAAATTTCATTTTTGCGCTTTTTCTCGGGCTATTTCTTGCAGTTAATCCTAAGGGTTATATTAATGGTGCTGTAACGCTTGTTCCTCCAATACATCGGCAGAGAGTTCGGGAGGTGCTTAATGGATGTGGATCTGCGCTAACAGGATGGTTTGTTGCGAAAATTGCTTCTATGATTTTAGTTGGCATACTGACCACTGGAGGTTTATGGGCGCTGGGCGTTGATTTAGCGTTAATATTAGGGATTATTGCAGCGCTGCTTTCCTTTATTCCTAATCTTGGGCCCATTATTGGTTTTATACCCGCAGCAATGATCAGCGTGATGAGTGGCGTGGATGCGCTTCTTTACGTTACCTCTTTATATGTCGCTGTACAGGCGGTGGAAAGCTACGTACTGACACCGGTACTTCAGGCAGAAATCGCCGATCTTCCCCCCGCGCTTACCCTGTTTGCGCAGGTAACGTTGGGCGGAATGGTTGGCTTAACTGGTATTCTGCTGGCGGCGCCGCTTATGGTTACATTAATGGTTATCGTGAGAATGTGGTACGTGGAAGATTTGTTGGAAGCCAAAACGGCAAAAGGGGCTTCATAG
- a CDS encoding pyrimidine dimer DNA glycosylase/endonuclease V, with the protein MNIFVLDTDIEKCAQYHCDQHVVKMILESVQLLCTALNKKGFSTPYKSTHVKHPCVYWVEESYDNFQWLCNLTLALNAEYQYRYEKAQGHKSIAVLNEIRDLRYSSKGLSPFAQAMPDEYKVKDDPVSAYRQFYIGEKAHFAKWTKRKMPDWFKV; encoded by the coding sequence ATGAACATATTCGTATTAGATACTGACATTGAAAAGTGCGCTCAATACCATTGCGATCAACACGTAGTAAAAATGATCTTAGAAAGTGTTCAGTTACTGTGCACGGCATTAAATAAAAAAGGGTTTTCTACCCCCTATAAATCCACTCATGTTAAGCACCCTTGCGTGTATTGGGTAGAAGAGTCGTATGATAATTTTCAGTGGCTCTGCAATCTTACTCTGGCACTCAACGCTGAATACCAGTACCGCTACGAAAAAGCACAAGGCCACAAATCTATCGCAGTACTTAATGAAATAAGAGATCTGCGTTATTCCAGCAAGGGACTTAGCCCTTTCGCACAAGCAATGCCAGACGAATATAAAGTTAAAGACGATCCTGTAAGCGCCTATCGTCAATTTTACATTGGCGAAAAAGCGCACTTTGCGAAATGGACTAAACGAAAAATGCCTGATTGGTTTAAGGTTTAA
- a CDS encoding M1 family metallopeptidase → MAKRILALFTGLALLGGCTAHGNSQTVKAESKKELSTAYTLKSGGDIEPLQKNLTISHADLSFSFDFDSEILFGLTALTLHSDTQQQGLSVDLDTRFAIEKLWVNDTLLPPSKYSNSDGQVFIAQDQLFTFPATLKIQYSGHPRTPIRAPWDGGVMWEKTPSGAPWLATAVQGEGCDLFWPCIDQPFGEPATVDLRITVPKGLVAASNGKLVEVIKKEDADTFHWQTVSLHNTYGIALNIAPYEVMTTEFTSIYGNHFPITYYHLPGDTKQIKALFDELPQMITFFERMIGPYPFGEEKVGIVQTPHLGMEHQTINAYGNDYKKDEYGYDWLMQHEFSHEWFGNQLTNDDWDHMWLHEGLGSYMQPLYAQYLHGDLAYMSSLNNQRKGIINQHPIVSNKRLKEEDVYENGPGLDIYYKGSWVMHTLRYLIGDDAFFRSVKEIVYGTPAPKPGNFSPVFKNTQDFIDIVNRNTGQDLDWFFDVYLYHAPLPKLLVTRTDTSVTFAWQTDSGLPFPMPLEVSVNGKVHTLDLSSPQQLPITPIDTVIADPASKVLRYEQRYVDFKEYEALKKKKLAEKK, encoded by the coding sequence ATGGCTAAAAGAATTCTTGCTCTTTTTACAGGCTTGGCGCTACTTGGCGGCTGCACTGCGCATGGCAACTCACAAACTGTAAAAGCGGAAAGCAAAAAAGAACTTTCCACCGCTTATACATTAAAAAGCGGCGGCGACATCGAACCTCTGCAGAAAAATCTCACGATCAGTCATGCTGATCTTTCGTTTTCTTTTGATTTTGACAGCGAAATATTATTTGGCTTAACCGCGCTGACATTGCATAGCGATACACAGCAACAGGGGCTATCTGTAGACTTGGATACCCGCTTTGCCATTGAAAAGCTGTGGGTAAACGATACGTTGTTACCGCCTTCAAAATACAGCAATTCAGACGGACAAGTATTCATTGCACAGGATCAACTATTCACCTTTCCCGCTACGCTAAAAATTCAGTATTCTGGACATCCACGAACGCCGATACGCGCGCCGTGGGATGGCGGCGTAATGTGGGAAAAAACGCCTTCTGGCGCGCCTTGGCTTGCTACTGCAGTGCAAGGCGAAGGGTGTGACTTGTTCTGGCCTTGCATTGATCAACCGTTCGGCGAGCCCGCGACTGTTGATTTAAGAATAACGGTCCCCAAAGGATTAGTGGCCGCAAGTAACGGCAAATTGGTTGAGGTAATTAAAAAGGAGGATGCAGACACCTTTCATTGGCAGACGGTTTCGTTACACAATACCTATGGCATTGCTTTGAACATTGCCCCCTACGAAGTGATGACCACTGAATTTACCAGCATCTACGGCAACCATTTTCCTATCACCTATTACCATTTGCCTGGCGACACCAAACAAATTAAAGCGTTGTTTGATGAGCTTCCGCAAATGATCACTTTTTTTGAACGCATGATTGGCCCCTATCCTTTTGGCGAAGAAAAAGTGGGTATTGTGCAAACGCCGCATCTGGGCATGGAACATCAAACTATCAATGCCTACGGTAACGACTATAAAAAGGACGAGTACGGTTATGACTGGCTAATGCAGCATGAATTTTCTCATGAGTGGTTCGGCAATCAGCTTACCAATGACGACTGGGACCATATGTGGCTTCATGAAGGACTTGGAAGCTACATGCAGCCGCTTTATGCTCAGTATCTTCATGGTGACCTTGCCTATATGTCTAGCCTGAATAATCAGCGCAAAGGGATTATCAACCAGCATCCGATTGTCAGCAATAAACGTCTTAAAGAAGAAGATGTATATGAAAACGGGCCTGGACTGGATATTTACTATAAAGGCTCTTGGGTGATGCATACTTTACGTTACCTGATAGGCGACGACGCATTTTTCCGTTCGGTAAAAGAGATTGTCTACGGCACGCCCGCTCCCAAGCCCGGCAATTTTTCACCCGTATTTAAAAATACCCAGGACTTTATCGATATTGTAAACCGCAATACCGGGCAGGACTTGGACTGGTTTTTTGATGTCTACCTGTACCACGCGCCGTTACCGAAGTTACTGGTCACCAGAACCGATACCAGCGTAACATTTGCGTGGCAAACTGATAGCGGCCTCCCCTTTCCCATGCCATTGGAGGTAAGCGTAAATGGAAAAGTTCACACTCTTGATCTAAGTAGCCCGCAGCAGTTACCTATTACTCCTATAGATACTGTTATAGCGGACCCTGCTTCTAAAGTTTTGCGTTATGAGCAACGCTATGTAGATTTTAAAGAGTACGAAGCACTTAAGAAAAAGAAGCTAGCTGAAAAGAAATAG
- a CDS encoding O-acetyl-ADP-ribose deacetylase, producing the protein MATIHLQTADITTLHVDAIVNAANSSLLGGGGVDGAIHRAAGPELLEFCKSLNGCTTGDAKITPGFNLPAQFIIHTVGPVWKGGKQNEAQLLSSCYSRCLDLAEENQLSSIAFPAISCGIYGYPTDQACQVALTAIQHRLPQLKSIQDIYLVCFNEELYQQYTHLL; encoded by the coding sequence GTGGCAACAATCCATCTGCAAACGGCAGATATCACCACGTTACACGTTGATGCGATAGTCAATGCCGCCAATAGCAGTCTGTTGGGCGGTGGCGGTGTTGATGGTGCCATTCATAGAGCAGCAGGGCCGGAACTGCTGGAATTTTGCAAATCGTTGAATGGGTGTACAACTGGTGATGCTAAAATTACTCCGGGTTTTAACTTACCGGCTCAATTTATTATTCACACTGTAGGCCCGGTATGGAAGGGCGGCAAGCAAAACGAGGCGCAACTTCTTTCAAGCTGTTACAGTCGCTGTCTGGATCTGGCCGAAGAAAACCAACTCTCTTCTATTGCCTTTCCTGCAATAAGCTGTGGCATTTACGGTTATCCGACCGATCAAGCGTGTCAGGTCGCCCTAACCGCAATTCAACACAGGCTCCCTCAGTTGAAAAGCATCCAGGATATTTATCTGGTTTGCTTTAATGAAGAACTTTACCAGCAATACACCCACCTGCTCTAG
- a CDS encoding YitT family protein: protein MHKTNHSVLEDIFALVCAGLFVAFGVHLFQSQDLMIGGAAGLALLSTYAFDLDFGMLFFLINLPFYALAWTRISKRFTINTFISVSTVSLLTELIPRFVDIGSANPFFAAVFGGILIGVGMLIMFRHTSSLGGVGILAYFLQSRYGIRAGSFQLLVDSIILTSALIFIAWPLVLVSVLAAFCLNMVISLNHRPERYTLPTRVKAETGEAEIASDMHPQNS from the coding sequence ATGCATAAAACAAATCATAGTGTTCTTGAAGACATTTTCGCCCTTGTGTGCGCCGGCTTGTTTGTTGCTTTCGGGGTGCACCTGTTCCAATCTCAGGATTTAATGATTGGAGGAGCGGCAGGTTTGGCGTTGTTAAGTACCTACGCATTTGATCTGGATTTCGGCATGCTGTTTTTTTTGATTAATCTCCCGTTTTACGCTCTGGCGTGGACGCGAATCAGTAAGCGTTTTACTATCAATACCTTCATTTCTGTATCCACTGTATCGCTGCTGACGGAACTGATTCCGAGGTTTGTGGATATCGGTAGTGCCAACCCGTTCTTCGCTGCAGTTTTCGGTGGCATCTTAATTGGCGTAGGAATGTTGATTATGTTTCGCCATACGTCAAGCTTAGGGGGGGTGGGGATTCTGGCGTATTTTCTTCAGTCTCGCTATGGGATTCGTGCGGGATCATTTCAGTTGTTGGTAGACAGCATTATACTTACCAGTGCCTTAATTTTTATCGCCTGGCCGCTGGTACTGGTTTCTGTACTCGCCGCTTTTTGTCTGAATATGGTGATATCGCTTAACCACCGGCCAGAACGCTATACATTACCTACTCGCGTAAAAGCCGAAACTGGCGAGGCTGAGATTGCGTCTGACATGCATCCACAAAACAGCTAA